Part of the Paenarthrobacter sp. JL.01a genome is shown below.
TTCGGCCCAAGGGACTGACGAAGACCAGCCAGGAGAGCCCGATCCACCACCAGGGCACCACAGGGGCCGCAGAGAACCCGGCAAAGGCGGCGAGCAAGTTGTTGGCCGCCATGAGATAGGTGAGCCACCGCATCCCCACGAGGATGTGCAACGGCACTCCCATGAGTATCTGGAAGACCTGCGACTTCAAGGCCGTGGGGCGGACGGTGCGCTCGGCAGCGGGACCCGGCGCTCCGCCGTCGGGCAGTGATTGCCGGGCGGCGTCGATCAGGGCGCCGACGCGCGGTGTCGCGTAGATGTCCGCCACCGTAATCGTGGGATAACGAAGACGAAGAGCCGAGACGAGCTGGGCCGCGGCCAGGGAGCCGCCGCCATAGGCGAAGAAGTCGGCATCGAGGGACGAAACAGGACTGCCCAGGACGGCCTCCCACTGCTCAACTATCCAGCGGGCGTCATCGGGCAGGTTCAACGGAGCCTTGCCGGCATCGGCGGCCGCGGACCCCGGCAGCGGCCAGGGGAGCGCGTGGCGGTCTACCTTGCCGCTGGTCTTGGTAGGCAACGAATCCACCACCGTCAGCAGGGGAATCAGGGCTGCAGGCAGACTGTCGGCGAGCATCGTTCGAGCATCATCCAAATTGAGCTCCACACCCTCGGCGGGGGCCAGGTAACCCACCAGGATCTGGTTGCCGGCAGCTGTGGTCTGAACGGCAGCGGCAGCGCCCGCCACCCCCGGCAAGGATTGGAGCGCTGCATCAACCTCGCCCAGCTCAATCCGGCGTCCACCGAGCTTCACCTGTTCATCGGCCCGGCCCATGAAGATCAGGCCCTCAGCTTCGTAACGTACCAAGTCTCCGGACCGATAAGCGCGGTCCCAGGCCAGCGTGGGCATGGGAGCGTACTTCTCAGCGTCCTTGGCCGGATCCAGGTAGCGGGCGAGGCCGACGCCGCCGATGATCAGTTCGCCGACTTCGCCTTCTTCCACCGGGACGCCGTCGGAATCGACGACGGCGAGGTCCCAACCATCAAGCGGCAGGCCGATCCGGACGGGGCCGGGTCCGCCCAGGGGAGCGGCACAAGCCACAACGGTGGCTTCTGTTGGTCCGTACGTGTTCCACACTTCGCGACCATCGACGGCGAGCCGCTCGGCCAGCTCGGGCGGGCAGGCTTCGCCGCCGAAGATGAGCAGGCGGACGTTTTCCAACGCCTCGGCCGGCCACAGGGCCGCAAGGGTGGGCACAGTGGACACCACTGTGATGCCGTGGTTGATGAGCCACGGTCCGAGGTCCATGCCGGTCCGCACCAGCGCACGGGGAGCGGGCACGAGGCATGCGCCGTGGCGCCAGGCGAGCCACATTTCTTCGCAGGAGGCGTCAAAAGCCACCGACAGGCCCGCGAGCACCCGGTCCTGTGGCCCAATGGGTTCGGCCTGCAGGAAAATCCGGGCTTCTGCGTCGACGAAGGCGGCTGAGGACCGATGCTTGACGGCCACGCCCTTGGGCGTACCGGTGGAGCCAGAGGTGAAGATGATCCACGAATCGTCATCCAGGCCCGGCTTGCTGGACCCGGCAACGGGTTCCTGCGCAGTTTCGGAAAGGCGGACGTCGAGTCCTGCACCAATGACAACTGCCACCTTGGCTTCGCCAAAGACCAGACGGGCCCGTTCGTCGGGATCGTCAGCGTCCACAGGTACATAGGCGGCTCCTGCCATGAGGATGCCCAGGATGGCGATGTAGAGCTCGTTGGTTCCGGACGGAATGCGGACACCGATTTTCGCGCCGCGTCCCAGCCCGGCCGCGTTCAGCGTGCGCGCGAAGGACTTCACCGAGGCGAGCAATTCGGTGTAACTCAGTGACTTGTGCCCATCGTCCAGGGCTGAGGACTCCGGGAAGGACGCCGCAGTGGCTTCCAGGATGTCCACGAGGGTACGTTCGGCAGGTGCTGCAGTGCCGCCCGGCAACTGCGGGCGGTAGGTAGTCAGGGCAGGCGGCTGCCCGGCCCCCACGGGATGTTCTGTGCTCACAGGGTCAGCTTTTCCCAGGAAGGTGAACAAAAGGTGTCGGTGGTTTCCTTCCCGTCATGGTCCCTTGTTCTGCTGTTGGCCTTTGAGTCACCACGAGTTTGGGGAGCCGGGCGCTGATCTTAGGGCACCAGCAGGACTTTGCCGGTGGTGCGCCGGCCCTCCAGATCACGGTGTGCTTGGGCAGCCTCAGCCAAGGGGTACGTGGCGCCCACCCTTACTGAAAGGGTGCCGTTTGCCGCGGCGTCGAAAATTTCGGTGGAGCGCCACCGGCGTTCCTGGGCGTTCTGAACGAAGTGCGCCATGGTCGGCCGGGTCAGGGTCAGCGATCCGGCTGCGTTCAGCCGCTGCGGGTCAAAGGGCGGTACGGGCCCCGAAGCGGCGCCGAAAAGCACCATGGCGCCGCGGATCCGCAGGCTCTTCAAGGACTCATCGAACGTGTCCTTTCCGACGCCGTCGTACACCACGTTGACGCCCTCGCCGTCGGTAAGTTCGCGGACTTTGTCCGCGAAGCCTTCATAGCGCAGGACCTCATCGGCGCCTGCCAGGGTGGACAGATCGGCTTTCTCATCACTGGAGACAGTGGTGATGACGCGGGCTCCGCGTGCCTTCAGCAGTTGGGTCAACAGCAGGCCCACACCGCCGGCTCCAGCGTGCAGAAGTACTGTGTGGCCGGGCTCCACCCGGAACGAGGAATTCATCAGGTAGTGCGCCGTGATTCCCTGCAGTGGCAGGGCGGCTGCTGTGTGGTCGTCGACGCCGGCAGGTACCGGAAGCGCTTTGGCCGCCTCCACGAAGGCGTACTCCGCGTACGTCTTGGTCCCTTCAGCCGTGGCAACGCGGTCTCCCACGGCGAATTCTTCAACACCTTCACCGACCGCCTCCACGACGCCTGCTGCTTCGGCGCCGGGAGTGAAGGGGTAGTCCACTTTGTAGGTGCCGTTGCGCTGGTAGGTTTCGATGAAGTTGACTCCGGTGGCTGCGACTTTGATCAGCAGCTGTCCGGGGCCCGGGGCCGGTAATTCGACGGAAGCGTACTCAAGGACCTCGGGTCCTCCGGCTTGCTGTGCAACGATTGCGTGCGTCATGGTGGCTCCTTACTCCGGGGCGGTCCTTCCGGTGCCCGGTTCCAGAATCCATCCTAGGGAGGTTGGGACCTTCCGTGTCGAACGCCTAGAAGCGTCCGTGCGTCGAGGCTACGGGGCAGTCGAAGCCGCGGCCGGCTGCCAGGCCAACGTCATTGAGGTACCGGACCACGATGCCGTAAGACTGCACCAGGGTTGTTTCGGTGTACGGGATGGCATGCTTGGCGCAGAATTCGCGCACAATCGCTGATGCTTTGTGCAGCTGGGGCCGCGCCATATCCGGGAACAGGTGGTGCTCCACCTGGCGGTTGAGACCGCCAAGAAGGAAATCCATGAAGCGTCCGCCGGAAATGTTGCGTGAAGTCAGGATCTGGCGGTTGAGGAAATCCACGCGGCTGTCCTTGGGCAGGACGGGCATGCCCTTGTGGTTGGGCGCGAACGAGGCCCCCATGTAGAAGCCATAGACCATGATTTGGACGCCAAGGAAGGCAAAGGCCATTCCTATGGGCAGGAAAGTGAAGGCCAGGACAGGGAGAGCGCTTAGCCGCGCCACGAGGATGGGAGTCTCAACCCAGCGGTGGCGAACGTTTTGCTTGCCGAAGACAAAGCGCAGTGAGTCGAACTGGAGGCTAAGTCCAAGCAACGTCAGGAGCGGGAAGAAGAACCAGCCCTGCTTCTTCGTCAGGAACGCCAGGCGGCCCTTGCGTTCAGCCGCGGCATCTTCGTGGAAGACCAAGGCGTTGTTCCGGATGTCGGGGTCCTTGGAGATGACGTTGGGATGGTTGTGGTGTGCGCCGTGCTTCTGTTCCCACCAGGAGTAGCTGATGCCGGCTACTCCAGTGGCAAGGAGCCGGGCCGACCAGTCGTTTGCGCGGCGCGAGGCGAAGATCTGCTTGTGCCCGGCCTCATGGGCCAGGAAGCTCAGCTGCGTGCACAGGATGCCGACGGCGGCAGCAATCAGGAGTTGATACCAGGACTCGCCGATCAGGGCGAAGCCGAGCCATGTTCCGGCCATGAGAAGCATGAGGGCCACGAAGACCCAGATGTAGAAGCCGCTGCGACGTTCAAGAAGCCCTGCTGCTTTGACGGACTTGAGGAGCTCTGAGTAGCTCTGGACAACCGGATTTGGCTGAATTGCGCGTGCTTTGGGGCGCTCAGCGGTGGACGTGGGTGCCATAAATGTGCCCCGTATCGCTAACGGGCAACGCTGCAGCCGACGTTCGGACTGCACGGTCTGGATCACCCTCCACTAAGCATACGCGCAATGTCCTGACAACTGTGACAGCGCACACGAGGGCATGCATAAATATCGGGCAGCGTGAATAATCTTGCTGTACAGTGGTGTCATGACTATTTCTGTTGCCGTCTCCGGTGCCAGCGGCTACGCCGGGGGAGAAGTGCTGCGCCTGTTGGCGAACCATCCCAACGTCACCATCGGTGCGATCACCGCGCACAGCAACGCCGGTTCCAGACTAGGGGAGTTGCAGCCGCATCTCCATGGTTTGGCAAGCCGGATCCTGGAAGAGACCACGGTGGAGAACCTGTCCGGTCACGACGTCGTGTTCCTTGCCCTGCCGCACGGAACCTCCGCCGGGATCGCGGCGCAGTTGCCCGAAGGCACGGTAGTCATCGACGCCGGGGCGGACCACCGTTTGCAGGACGCGGCAGCCTGGGAAAAGTTCTACGGCTCCGAGCACGCGGGCACCTGGCCCTACGGGCTGCCGGAACTTCCGGGCCAGCGTGAGGCGCTCAAGGGCGCCAAGCGGATCGCCGTCCCTGGCTGCTACCCGACGTCGGCTCTGCTCGCTTTGACGCCCGGGTTCGCCAACAACCTTCTCCTGACGGACGACGTCGTCATCGTTTCCGCCTCCGGTACCTCGGGCGCCGGCAAGGCGGCCAAGGTCAACCTGATCGGTTCGGAGGTCATGGGTTCCATGAGCCCCTACGGCGTGGGTGGCGGTCATCGCCACACGCCGGAAATCGAACAAGGGCTCAGCAACGTCGCCGGCGAACCCGTCACGGTGTCCTTTACCCCGACCCTCGCCCCCATGAGCCGAGGCATCCTCACGACGGCCACGGCCAAGGTTGGTCACGGCGTCACCGAAGCCGAGTTGCGCCAGGCGTGGGCAGATGCTTACGACGACGAGCCGTTTGTCCACCTGCTGCCCGAAGGCCAGTGGCCCACCACCAAGTCGGTGCAGGGGTCAAACCACGCGGTCATGCAGCTTGCGTTCGATGCCCACGCGGGCCGTGTGATTGTCACTTGCGCCATAGACAACCTGACCAAAGGGACCGGCGGCGGAGCCGTGCAGTCCATGAACATTGCCCTCGGCCTGGATGAAACAGCCGGCCTGAACCTGCAGGGAGTTGCACCGTGACCATTACCGCCCCCAAGGGATTCCGTGCCGCTGGCATCAAGGCCGGCATCAAGGCCTCCGGCAAACCCGATCTGGCACTCGTCATCAACGATGGCCCCTCCAAGGCCGCCGCTGCAGTCTTCACCTCCAACCGGGTGGCAGCAGCGCCCGTGCACTGGTCCCGCCAAGTGGTCAGCGACGGCCGCGTAGACGCCGTTGTGCTGAACTCCGGTGGAGCCAATGCCTGCACAGGCCCGCAGGGCTTCCAGAACACCCATGCCACGGCCGAGAAAGTGGCAGAAGTGCTGGGAGTCTCAGCTTCCGACGTCGTCGTGTGCTCAACCGGGCTGATCGGCGAGCAGCTGCCCATGGACAAGATCCTTCCGGGCGTCGAGGCAGCCGCCAAGGAGCTCAGCGAGGACGGCGGTGCCGCTGCCGCAACCGCCATCATGACCACCGACAGCGTCTCCAAGGAAGCCGTCTTCACCGGCAAGGACGCTGAGGGCAAACCGTACACAGTAGGCGGGATTGCCAAGGGCGCGGGCATGCTCGCCCCGGGGCTGGCCACCATGCTGGTGGTGCTGACGACGGACGCTGAAGTACCGGCCAATGAGCTCGATGTTGTGCTTCGCGACGCCACACGCGTCACGTTCGACCGGGCCGATTCGGACGGCTGCATGTCCACGAACGACACGGTGGTGCTGTTGGCCTCCGGCGCCTCCGAAGCACTGCCGTCGGCAGAGCAGTTGACCGAAGCGGTGACCGCCGTGTGCGCCGAACTGGCCCGCAAGCTCATTGGCGACGCAGAAGGTGCCAGCCACGACATCGCCATCCGGACCTTCAATGCTGCCAGTGAACGCGACGCCGAAATCGTCGGACGCTCGGTGGCCCGCTCCAACCTCTTCAAGGCCGCGATCTTCGGCAAGGACCCAAACTGGGGCCGGGTGCTGTCCGCAGTAGGAACCACGGACGCCGTGTTCGAAGCCGACCAGCTCAACGTTGCCATGAACGGCATCCAGATCTGCCGCAACGGTGCCATCGGCGATGACCGTAACCTGGTGGACTTGGAGCCACGCGAAGTTCTCGTGGAAATCGATTTGCAAGCCGGAGACGCCGAGGCGACCATCTGGACCAACGACCTCACGCACGACTACGTGCATGAGAACAGCGCGTACTCGAGCTAAGGGATGACGATGACTGCGCATACCCGCGAGAACACGTCCATGAGTGCAGCCCAGGACAAAGCGGCAACACTGATCGAGGCCTTGCCATGGATCCAGCGTTTCGCCGGAACCACCATGGTGATCAAGTACGGTGGCAACGCGATGGTGAACGATGACCTTCGCCGCGCCTTCGCCGAAGACATTGTGTTCCTCCACCACGTCGGCATCCACCCGGTGGTTGTCCACGGTGGCGGCCCGCAGATCAACTCCATGCTCGGCAGGCTCGGTATCGAGTCCGAGTTCAAGGGCGGCCTGCGGGTCACTACCCCCGAAGCCATGGATGTTGTCCGCATGGTCCTCACGGGCCAGGTGGGACGCGAACTCGTTGGCCTCATCAACTCCCATGGCCCGTACGCCGTCGGCATGTCCGGCGAAGACGGCGGGCTCCTGCGTGCCGTGCGCACCGGCACCGTGGTGGACGGCGAGGAAGTGGACCTTGGCCTGGTTGGCGAAGTCGTGGGCGTGGATCCAGCAGGTATCAAGGACATCCTAGACGCCGGTCGCATCCCCGTGATCTCCACCGTCGCCCCGGAAATCACTGAGGACGGCAACGGCTTCCAGACCACCGGCCAGGTCCTCAACGTCAACGCCGATACCGCCGCGGCTGCCGTCGCGTCAGCCTTGGGGGCCTCCAAGCTGGTCATCCTGACCGACGTCGAAGGCCTCTACGCCAACTGGCCGGACAAATCCTCGCTGATTTCCTCGCTGACCGCTTCAGAGCTCCGCGACATGCTCCCCAAACTCGAATCCGGCATGATCCCCAAGATGGCCGCCTGCCTGAAAGCCATCGACGAAGGCGTGGAGCGCGCCCATATTGTCGACGGCCGCCTGGCGCACTCGATGCTGTTGGAGACCTTTACGACAGCGGGCATAGGCACCCAAGTAGTACCCGACGAGGACGTGAACGCATGAGCACCAATGAAGCAGCAGTGGTCGAAACCCCGGCCGATGCCATCACCGGCCACAGCACCGGTGCCGACTGGCTGGCCCGGTACTCGACGTCCCTGATGGGCGTCTTCGGCACCCCGCAGCGGGTCCTGGTCCGTGGCGCGGGCTGCCTGGTGTGGGACGCTGACGGCAAGGAG
Proteins encoded:
- the argJ gene encoding bifunctional glutamate N-acetyltransferase/amino-acid acetyltransferase ArgJ, producing MTITAPKGFRAAGIKAGIKASGKPDLALVINDGPSKAAAAVFTSNRVAAAPVHWSRQVVSDGRVDAVVLNSGGANACTGPQGFQNTHATAEKVAEVLGVSASDVVVCSTGLIGEQLPMDKILPGVEAAAKELSEDGGAAAATAIMTTDSVSKEAVFTGKDAEGKPYTVGGIAKGAGMLAPGLATMLVVLTTDAEVPANELDVVLRDATRVTFDRADSDGCMSTNDTVVLLASGASEALPSAEQLTEAVTAVCAELARKLIGDAEGASHDIAIRTFNAASERDAEIVGRSVARSNLFKAAIFGKDPNWGRVLSAVGTTDAVFEADQLNVAMNGIQICRNGAIGDDRNLVDLEPREVLVEIDLQAGDAEATIWTNDLTHDYVHENSAYSS
- a CDS encoding Pls/PosA family non-ribosomal peptide synthetase; this encodes MSTEHPVGAGQPPALTTYRPQLPGGTAAPAERTLVDILEATAASFPESSALDDGHKSLSYTELLASVKSFARTLNAAGLGRGAKIGVRIPSGTNELYIAILGILMAGAAYVPVDADDPDERARLVFGEAKVAVVIGAGLDVRLSETAQEPVAGSSKPGLDDDSWIIFTSGSTGTPKGVAVKHRSSAAFVDAEARIFLQAEPIGPQDRVLAGLSVAFDASCEEMWLAWRHGACLVPAPRALVRTGMDLGPWLINHGITVVSTVPTLAALWPAEALENVRLLIFGGEACPPELAERLAVDGREVWNTYGPTEATVVACAAPLGGPGPVRIGLPLDGWDLAVVDSDGVPVEEGEVGELIIGGVGLARYLDPAKDAEKYAPMPTLAWDRAYRSGDLVRYEAEGLIFMGRADEQVKLGGRRIELGEVDAALQSLPGVAGAAAAVQTTAAGNQILVGYLAPAEGVELNLDDARTMLADSLPAALIPLLTVVDSLPTKTSGKVDRHALPWPLPGSAAADAGKAPLNLPDDARWIVEQWEAVLGSPVSSLDADFFAYGGGSLAAAQLVSALRLRYPTITVADIYATPRVGALIDAARQSLPDGGAPGPAAERTVRPTALKSQVFQILMGVPLHILVGMRWLTYLMAANNLLAAFAGFSAAPVVPWWWIGLSWLVFVSPLGRMAISVLAARILLGRIQPGTYPRSGKTHLRLWLAEQIQDLSGAIGLASAPFVPYYARALGARIGKDVHLHSLPPVTGLLSLGNGANIEPEVDLSGWWVDGDWVHIGHVHVGAGAVVGSRSTLMPGATIGAGAHVEPGSAVFGKVKAGHLVAGSPAQRRGKAKHDWPGTPARRSAVDRLWLFAFAAASAMLSLIPYVSAFAGALVILAFIRGHDSLETAVPQIALSVPLAALAWFLGNLLLVLLVARLLGLGLKEGYYRVRSRVGWQVWATERLLDMARDLLFPIYASLFTPVWLRLLGAKVGKNVEASTVLLVPRMTTIGEGAFLADDTMVASYELGGGWMKIAPAKIGKRSFLGNSGMTAAGRNVPKNSLVAVLSATPAKAKSGTSWLGSPPVRLRRTAVDADQSRTFQPPLKLKLARALWELCRLVPVILTVAIAVAVMVVLDWIARGWGYWIAALLGGVVMLAAGGVAALSSVVAKWVLVGTIRSGEHPLWSSFIWRNEVVDTFIEMVSAPWFARSAAGTPALVWWLRGLGAKIGRGTWCESYWLPEADLVTLGENSTVNRGCVVQTHLFHDRVMSLDTVTLGNGATMGPHGVILPAASIGDGGTVGPASLVMRGETVPAGTYWMGNPVSPWVGPTAEAPRLK
- the argB gene encoding acetylglutamate kinase; this encodes MTAHTRENTSMSAAQDKAATLIEALPWIQRFAGTTMVIKYGGNAMVNDDLRRAFAEDIVFLHHVGIHPVVVHGGGPQINSMLGRLGIESEFKGGLRVTTPEAMDVVRMVLTGQVGRELVGLINSHGPYAVGMSGEDGGLLRAVRTGTVVDGEEVDLGLVGEVVGVDPAGIKDILDAGRIPVISTVAPEITEDGNGFQTTGQVLNVNADTAAAAVASALGASKLVILTDVEGLYANWPDKSSLISSLTASELRDMLPKLESGMIPKMAACLKAIDEGVERAHIVDGRLAHSMLLETFTTAGIGTQVVPDEDVNA
- the argC gene encoding N-acetyl-gamma-glutamyl-phosphate reductase is translated as MTISVAVSGASGYAGGEVLRLLANHPNVTIGAITAHSNAGSRLGELQPHLHGLASRILEETTVENLSGHDVVFLALPHGTSAGIAAQLPEGTVVIDAGADHRLQDAAAWEKFYGSEHAGTWPYGLPELPGQREALKGAKRIAVPGCYPTSALLALTPGFANNLLLTDDVVIVSASGTSGAGKAAKVNLIGSEVMGSMSPYGVGGGHRHTPEIEQGLSNVAGEPVTVSFTPTLAPMSRGILTTATAKVGHGVTEAELRQAWADAYDDEPFVHLLPEGQWPTTKSVQGSNHAVMQLAFDAHAGRVIVTCAIDNLTKGTGGGAVQSMNIALGLDETAGLNLQGVAP
- a CDS encoding fatty acid desaturase family protein, whose translation is MAPTSTAERPKARAIQPNPVVQSYSELLKSVKAAGLLERRSGFYIWVFVALMLLMAGTWLGFALIGESWYQLLIAAAVGILCTQLSFLAHEAGHKQIFASRRANDWSARLLATGVAGISYSWWEQKHGAHHNHPNVISKDPDIRNNALVFHEDAAAERKGRLAFLTKKQGWFFFPLLTLLGLSLQFDSLRFVFGKQNVRHRWVETPILVARLSALPVLAFTFLPIGMAFAFLGVQIMVYGFYMGASFAPNHKGMPVLPKDSRVDFLNRQILTSRNISGGRFMDFLLGGLNRQVEHHLFPDMARPQLHKASAIVREFCAKHAIPYTETTLVQSYGIVVRYLNDVGLAAGRGFDCPVASTHGRF
- a CDS encoding quinone oxidoreductase family protein, encoding MTHAIVAQQAGGPEVLEYASVELPAPGPGQLLIKVAATGVNFIETYQRNGTYKVDYPFTPGAEAAGVVEAVGEGVEEFAVGDRVATAEGTKTYAEYAFVEAAKALPVPAGVDDHTAAALPLQGITAHYLMNSSFRVEPGHTVLLHAGAGGVGLLLTQLLKARGARVITTVSSDEKADLSTLAGADEVLRYEGFADKVRELTDGEGVNVVYDGVGKDTFDESLKSLRIRGAMVLFGAASGPVPPFDPQRLNAAGSLTLTRPTMAHFVQNAQERRWRSTEIFDAAANGTLSVRVGATYPLAEAAQAHRDLEGRRTTGKVLLVP